One window of Athalia rosae chromosome 2, iyAthRosa1.1, whole genome shotgun sequence genomic DNA carries:
- the LOC105685763 gene encoding facilitated trehalose transporter Tret1-like, with the protein MDQQKKIAVFPPSTESFTKEGRKLPQYCAALSATLGALAFGSALGWSTAAGDNGVDLIAEYGVPMSISEFSWMGSITNVGAALMCLPIGTVMDHLGRRPSMLLLVIPFTIGWALLIWSNSVAMFCIGRFLVGVGGGAFCVAIPVYTAEIGETSIRGSLGSYVELMLCAGVVISYSLGAFATIYQLSLVCAMIPLIFLVVFYFMPESPIYCLMKNREDLARASLLWLRGPNYDIEKEINIHKTALEEEARNKGSFLEGIRSKAAQKGIVIAYGLMIFQQLSGINAIVFYTGTVFGKTGSISPEISTIIVGALQVPAVFISTLLVDRAGRKILLLISIISMSIGTFAVGIYFYLEHIKADVSQIWWLPLIAVSFYIFMISIGIGPIPWMMVGEIFSPQIKGIAGSSAGFLNWMMAFIVTRFYNDLLAIFGQHTMFWIFSVICAMGAVFVVFIVPETKGKSLEQIQIELSGKPVPECEITKA; encoded by the coding sequence ATGGATCAGCAAAAGAAGATTGCAGTATTTCCGCCGTCAACGGAAAGCTTCACCAAAGAGGGAAGAAAGCTGCCCCAATACTGTGCAGCTTTATCTGCTACACTCGGAGCTCTAGCATTTGGTTCAGCTCTTGGTTGGTCAACGGCTGCAGGTGACAATGGTGTAGATCTGATAGCAGAATATGGGGTTCCCATGAGCATTTCAGAGTTCTCATGGATGGGCTCAATAACAAACGTAGGAGCAGCATTGATGTGTCTTCCAATTGGGACTGTGATGGACCATCTAGGCCGCCGACCAAGCATGCTTCTTTTGGTAATTCCATTCACCATTGGCTGGGCATTGCTAATCTGGTCAAACTCAGTAGCGATGTTTTGCATTGGGAGGTTTTTGGTGGGTGTTGGCGGTGGAGCCTTCTGTGTCGCAATTCCAGTTTACACTGCAGAAATAGGTGAGACTAGTATCCGCGGAAGTCTCGGATCATACGTAGAGCTGATGCTTTGTGCAGGTGTTGTAATATCCTACTCATTGGGTGCTTTTGCAACAATATACCAGCTGTCACTGGTCTGTGCAATGATTCCACTGATATTCCTGgttgttttttacttcatgCCGGAAAGTCCTATCTATTGTTTGATGAAGAACAGGGAAGACCTCGCAAGAGCAAGCCTCTTGTGGTTGCGAGGCCCTAACTATgacatagaaaaagaaattaatatccACAAAACAGCCTTGGAGGAAGAAGCAAGGAACAAGGGTTCATTCTTGGAAGGTATCAGGTCAAAAGCCGCCCAAAAAGGAATAGTAATTGCCTATGGTCTAATGATATTCCAGCAGCTGAGTGGCATAAATGCGATCGTATTTTACACTGGAACAGTATTCGGTAAAACCGGTAGTATATCCCCAGAAATATCGACGATTATTGTTGGCGCCTTGCAAGTACCGGCGGTCTTTATAAGTACTCTGCTAGTGGATAGAGCCGGTCGTAAGATCCTGCTTCTAATTTCCATAATTTCAATGAGTATTGGGACATTTGCAGTCGGCATTTATTTCTACCTAGAGCATATTAAGGCTGACGTGTCACAAATATGGTGGCTTCCGTTGATTGCAGTCAGCTTTTACATCTTCATGATCAGTATTGGTATTGGTCCGATCCCCTGGATGATGGTTGGAGAAATATTTAGCCCACAGATAAAAGGCATAGCTGGAAGTAGTGCTGGTTTTTTGAATTGGATGATGGCGTTTATCGTAACAAGGTTTTACAATGACCTTCTAGCAATTTTTGGGCAACACACAATGTTTTGGATCTTCAGTGTAATTTGTGCCATGGGTGCGGTGTTCGTTGTATTCATAGTACcagaaacaaaaggaaaatctCTGGAACAGATTCAAATAGAACTAAGTGGAAAGCCTGTACCAGAGTGTGAAATAACAAAGGCTTGA
- the LOC105685761 gene encoding sorting nexin-14-like isoform X2 → MRQCPKRFRRCLGKYTAAVIFDHLVPIALQHAQDWRVLVNRARDQGGRPTDYAADYLGSRIHPAAYSREAELNYLRGLVTTLMPHLLPNTHFSINNKIILREILANWVLLPALDALADPDNINTLIILSTYHEGEFTQTTDSVNVPLLHSWAMPPLLFDKLPNSLKPSLEEILNNPQLLYLFMQHIKETGPVHLLQFCLDIDDLSKRMLNPDMTVETEENLYTAAQSLYSSYLIPNSPNYLYLPLHISKGLQKILEGGPGKIQELRTSRPLYQAHQEAHTLLEIICLPTFHHSYQMYTLLCGQQVPAHLPKSIQQNNVQGAATGVGSRLSSQIGKIQRVLRSSAVDGSPYQTDNVYQAEEVDCSSRLHSLTNSCEEGGSRDLTAWRVTVPHVDGGGAQPLYMIAIHSVSQEKSWTVLRRDIDFYNLRTRLAEFHGDRELNDSPLPARKNQHPSLNTNRQRYQDFLQKLLAKPKLRSSELLHAFLTAPDMEPHYSSYSTPDIGLLYQNVAHKLRKERGQHLDKFMNTFLTSVIIKHEHTDVGVEPSSEHSLSLPQKKGRDLIHIGPFENNLDLPPKLQNFQFVLTNQPQHVTGATHCIIEAVDSLLEVPPSLARVYWLAASLSYQSLDPLMNKVLNETLVKLLSGGRAALVVKLLQATIMEAKVNEKDISESEISESEKRERALEGLSSLIPWWIFGLHSTWHKLMRSLFEPLQNAAFNKHLAYSLIDQIVADLFPEIPQQ, encoded by the exons ATGCGTCAATGTCCCAAAAGATTTCGACGATGCCTTGGAAAAT ATACAGCAGCTGTTATCTTTGACCACTTGGTACCTATAGCATTGCAACATGCTCAGGACTGGCGAGTATTGGTTAATCGCGCCCGAGATCAAGGTGGAAGACCAACAGATTATGCTGCCGATTATCTTGGCTCCAGAATTCATCCTGCTGCTTATTCGCGAGAGGCAGAATTGAACTATTTAAGAGGCTTGGTTACTACACTCATGCCACATTTACTACCTAATActcatttttccatcaataacaag ATTATTCTCAGAGAGATTTTAGCAAACTGGGTTTTGCTGCCTGCACTCGATGCACTTGCAGATCCGGATAATATAAATACGTTGATTATTCTTTCCACTTATCACGAAGGCGAGTTTACACAGACTACAGATTCCGTAAACGTTCCACTATTACATTCCTGGGCTATGCCTCCTCTACTTTTCGACAAGCTTCCTAATTCTTTGAAACCCTCTTTGGAAGAAATCTTGAATAACCCACAGCTTCTGTACTTATTCATGCAACACATCAAAGAAACTGGACCAGTCCATTTACTACAATTCTGCTTAGATATCG atGACCTTAGCAAGCGTATGTTGAATCCAGACATGACAGTTgaaactgaagaaaatttatatacagcTGCGCAGAGTTTGTATTCATCTTACTTGATACCAAATAGTCCCAATTATTTATACCTGCCTTTACACATATCGAAGGGATTACAAAAAA tCCTTGAGGGGGGGccaggaaaaattcaagaactCAGAACTTCACGTCCACTTTACCAGGCCCATCAGGAAGCTCATACACTTCTAGAAATAATTTGTCTGCCGACATTTCATCATAGTTATCAG ATGTACACATTGCTCTGTGGCCAACAGGTGCCGGCTCATTTGCCAAAGTCAATTCAACAGAATAA tGTTCAAGGTGCTGCCACAGGTGTAGGTAGTAGATTGAGCTCtcaaataggaaaaattcagaGAGTATTACGTTCATCTGCAGTAGACGGATCTCCCTATCAAACGGATAACGTGTACCAAGCCGAAGAAGTTGATTGCTCTTCTAGACTTCACAGCCTTACAAATTCTTGTGAAGAAGGAGGCAGCCGAGACCTCACTGCTTGGCGAGTTACAGTCCCACATGTCGACGGGGGTGGAGCTCAACCTCTTTATATGATTGCGATTCACAGCGTGTCCCAGGAAAAATCTTGGACAGTTTTAAGAAGAGATATTGACTTTTATAATCTCAGAACTCGACTTGCTGAATTCCACGGTGACAGAGAATTAAACGACTCACCTCTCCCTGCTCGGAAAAATCAACATCCATCTCTTAATACGAACAGACAGAGGTATCAAGACTTTTTGCAGAAACTACTTGCTAAACCAAAATTAAGGAGCAGTGAATTGCTCCACGCATTTCTTACTGCTCCTGATATGGAGCCTCACTACTCCAGCTATAGCACGCCTGATATTGGACTGCTTTATCAAAATGTTGCGCATAAATTGAGGAAAGAACGGGGACAGCATTTAGATAAATTCATGAATACTTTCCTCACCTCTGTTATCATCAAACATGAGCACACCGATGTCGGAGTTGAACCTTCTAGTGAACACAGTCTGAGCCTCCCCCAAAAAAAAGGACGGGACTTGATCCATATAGGACCATTTGAAAACAACCTTGATCTGCCACCAAAACTACAGAACTTTCAATTCGTCCTGACAAATCAACCCCAACATGTCACAGGCGCCACTCATTGTATCATCGAGGCTG TCGACAGTTTGCTGGAGGTACCTCCGTCATTGGCACGTGTTTACTGGCTTGCAGCTTCTCTATCTTATCAGAGTTTAGATCCGTTAATGAATAAAGTGTTGAATGAAACGCTGGTAAAACTTTTGAGTGGCGGAAGAGCTGCTCTTGTGGTAAAGTTATTGCAAGCAACGATTATGGAAGCAAAAGTAAACGAAAAAGATATTTCTGAAAGTGAGATTTCGGAGAGTGAGAAACGCGAGCGAGCTTTAGAGGGCTTAAGTTCGCTGATTCCCTGGTGGATTTTCGGACTTCATTCGACCTGGCATAAATTAATGCGGTCGTTGTTCGAACCGCTGCAAAATGCTGCCTTCAATAAACACTTGGCGTATTCTCTTATAGATCAAATTGTTGCTGATCTGTTTCCTGAGATCCCTCAGCAATAA
- the LOC105685761 gene encoding sorting nexin-14-like isoform X1 — MILLSGDKVECSLALIALTFAAILAVFDSITWIVTISGIYFISVSWGLKALGYMGLNFNKAPCLSSPRAVDPQSCGVCGGNACKRHRPSKNFACVNVPKDFDDALENLLEQLLQTYVSAWYSEFSVDETFVHQFRTSIATATGNIAQRLFRLDTAAVIFDHLVPIALQHAQDWRVLVNRARDQGGRPTDYAADYLGSRIHPAAYSREAELNYLRGLVTTLMPHLLPNTHFSINNKIILREILANWVLLPALDALADPDNINTLIILSTYHEGEFTQTTDSVNVPLLHSWAMPPLLFDKLPNSLKPSLEEILNNPQLLYLFMQHIKETGPVHLLQFCLDIDDLSKRMLNPDMTVETEENLYTAAQSLYSSYLIPNSPNYLYLPLHISKGLQKILEGGPGKIQELRTSRPLYQAHQEAHTLLEIICLPTFHHSYQMYTLLCGQQVPAHLPKSIQQNNVQGAATGVGSRLSSQIGKIQRVLRSSAVDGSPYQTDNVYQAEEVDCSSRLHSLTNSCEEGGSRDLTAWRVTVPHVDGGGAQPLYMIAIHSVSQEKSWTVLRRDIDFYNLRTRLAEFHGDRELNDSPLPARKNQHPSLNTNRQRYQDFLQKLLAKPKLRSSELLHAFLTAPDMEPHYSSYSTPDIGLLYQNVAHKLRKERGQHLDKFMNTFLTSVIIKHEHTDVGVEPSSEHSLSLPQKKGRDLIHIGPFENNLDLPPKLQNFQFVLTNQPQHVTGATHCIIEAVDSLLEVPPSLARVYWLAASLSYQSLDPLMNKVLNETLVKLLSGGRAALVVKLLQATIMEAKVNEKDISESEISESEKRERALEGLSSLIPWWIFGLHSTWHKLMRSLFEPLQNAAFNKHLAYSLIDQIVADLFPEIPQQ; from the exons ATGATATTATTGTCTGGAGATAAAGTCGAATGTTCTCTGGCATTGATTGCGCTTACATTTGCGGCAATTTTAGCAGTTTTTGATAG CATAACGTGGATCGTTACGATAAGCGGAATATATTTCATCAGTGTGTCATGGGGTTTGAAAGCACTGGGATATATGggtttgaatttcaataaagCTCCATGCTTGTCGAGTCCCAGAGCAGTTGATCCACAGTCTTGTGGGGTGTGTGGAGGCAATGCCTGCAAACGTCATCGGCCTTCTAAGAACTTTGCATGCGTCAATGTCCCAAAAGATTTCGACGATGCCTTGGAAAAT CTACTCGAGCAACTCTTACAAACATATGTTTCTGCTTGGTACTCGGAATTCTCCGTGGATGAAACTTTTGTTCATCAGTTTAGAACTTCTATAGCCACAGCAACTGGAAACATAGCACAAAGACTTTTTCGTTTAGATACAGCAGCTGTTATCTTTGACCACTTGGTACCTATAGCATTGCAACATGCTCAGGACTGGCGAGTATTGGTTAATCGCGCCCGAGATCAAGGTGGAAGACCAACAGATTATGCTGCCGATTATCTTGGCTCCAGAATTCATCCTGCTGCTTATTCGCGAGAGGCAGAATTGAACTATTTAAGAGGCTTGGTTACTACACTCATGCCACATTTACTACCTAATActcatttttccatcaataacaag ATTATTCTCAGAGAGATTTTAGCAAACTGGGTTTTGCTGCCTGCACTCGATGCACTTGCAGATCCGGATAATATAAATACGTTGATTATTCTTTCCACTTATCACGAAGGCGAGTTTACACAGACTACAGATTCCGTAAACGTTCCACTATTACATTCCTGGGCTATGCCTCCTCTACTTTTCGACAAGCTTCCTAATTCTTTGAAACCCTCTTTGGAAGAAATCTTGAATAACCCACAGCTTCTGTACTTATTCATGCAACACATCAAAGAAACTGGACCAGTCCATTTACTACAATTCTGCTTAGATATCG atGACCTTAGCAAGCGTATGTTGAATCCAGACATGACAGTTgaaactgaagaaaatttatatacagcTGCGCAGAGTTTGTATTCATCTTACTTGATACCAAATAGTCCCAATTATTTATACCTGCCTTTACACATATCGAAGGGATTACAAAAAA tCCTTGAGGGGGGGccaggaaaaattcaagaactCAGAACTTCACGTCCACTTTACCAGGCCCATCAGGAAGCTCATACACTTCTAGAAATAATTTGTCTGCCGACATTTCATCATAGTTATCAG ATGTACACATTGCTCTGTGGCCAACAGGTGCCGGCTCATTTGCCAAAGTCAATTCAACAGAATAA tGTTCAAGGTGCTGCCACAGGTGTAGGTAGTAGATTGAGCTCtcaaataggaaaaattcagaGAGTATTACGTTCATCTGCAGTAGACGGATCTCCCTATCAAACGGATAACGTGTACCAAGCCGAAGAAGTTGATTGCTCTTCTAGACTTCACAGCCTTACAAATTCTTGTGAAGAAGGAGGCAGCCGAGACCTCACTGCTTGGCGAGTTACAGTCCCACATGTCGACGGGGGTGGAGCTCAACCTCTTTATATGATTGCGATTCACAGCGTGTCCCAGGAAAAATCTTGGACAGTTTTAAGAAGAGATATTGACTTTTATAATCTCAGAACTCGACTTGCTGAATTCCACGGTGACAGAGAATTAAACGACTCACCTCTCCCTGCTCGGAAAAATCAACATCCATCTCTTAATACGAACAGACAGAGGTATCAAGACTTTTTGCAGAAACTACTTGCTAAACCAAAATTAAGGAGCAGTGAATTGCTCCACGCATTTCTTACTGCTCCTGATATGGAGCCTCACTACTCCAGCTATAGCACGCCTGATATTGGACTGCTTTATCAAAATGTTGCGCATAAATTGAGGAAAGAACGGGGACAGCATTTAGATAAATTCATGAATACTTTCCTCACCTCTGTTATCATCAAACATGAGCACACCGATGTCGGAGTTGAACCTTCTAGTGAACACAGTCTGAGCCTCCCCCAAAAAAAAGGACGGGACTTGATCCATATAGGACCATTTGAAAACAACCTTGATCTGCCACCAAAACTACAGAACTTTCAATTCGTCCTGACAAATCAACCCCAACATGTCACAGGCGCCACTCATTGTATCATCGAGGCTG TCGACAGTTTGCTGGAGGTACCTCCGTCATTGGCACGTGTTTACTGGCTTGCAGCTTCTCTATCTTATCAGAGTTTAGATCCGTTAATGAATAAAGTGTTGAATGAAACGCTGGTAAAACTTTTGAGTGGCGGAAGAGCTGCTCTTGTGGTAAAGTTATTGCAAGCAACGATTATGGAAGCAAAAGTAAACGAAAAAGATATTTCTGAAAGTGAGATTTCGGAGAGTGAGAAACGCGAGCGAGCTTTAGAGGGCTTAAGTTCGCTGATTCCCTGGTGGATTTTCGGACTTCATTCGACCTGGCATAAATTAATGCGGTCGTTGTTCGAACCGCTGCAAAATGCTGCCTTCAATAAACACTTGGCGTATTCTCTTATAGATCAAATTGTTGCTGATCTGTTTCCTGAGATCCCTCAGCAATAA
- the LOC105685820 gene encoding drebrin-like protein, which produces MSVNLTKNKDSLVAAWRSVVDDKSSTDWAVFSYEGQSNDLKVVATGDGGLEEMIEELNSGKIMYAFCRVIDKKTSLPKCVLINWQGEGAPIVRKGTCANHIRDIEKLLKGAHVTVNARTDEEVEVDLIMDKLARATGSSYKFNEPRGENGGQIGPVGTTYRRVIPEQEINASERDQFWQREEQEEKLRLKEERSRREQERQKLELERRSREEKESQFRDAQVTAKESMVSKHRQAELRAQEITNLRNQQNTVVQQSTDSDEERKSRSEELRRQRSKETQQLIAQRTINARAVFEQNTAAGQMKNSFAQQSGPQKTNDPEVPLAESNGSIQGNETLAKVKIEPQISVEAPKEQVKEEESKIEDSQVDAPSTESISSSLQSQSNKESKSNTAEEYPAEIAALNDQETENELYNQLEEGSYVYFDPNNEGMKARALYDYQAADNTEITFDPGDIITHIDAIDEGWWQGLGPDGTYGLFPANYVEVIE; this is translated from the exons ATGTCAGTTAATCTGACCAAAAATAAAGACTCGCTTGTTGCCGCATGGCGAAGCGTCGTCGACGACAAATCATCCACCGATTG GGCTGTATTCAGCTACGAAGGGCAGAGCAATGATTTGAAGGTAGTTGCTACAGGAGATGGAGGGCTTGAAGAAATGATTGAGGAACTTAACAGTGGAAAAATAATGTATGCCTTTTGTCGAGTCATCGACAAGAAAACAAGCCTTCCGAAATGTGTTCTAATCAATTGG CAAGGTGAAGGGGCGCCGATAGTCAGAAAAGGAACATGTGCTAACCACATCAGGGATATAGAGAAATTGCTGAAAGGGGCTCACGTTACTGTAAATGCACGTACGGACGAGGAAGTCGAAGTTGACCTAATAATGGATAAATTAGCACGTGCCACAGGTTCTAGTTACAAGTTCAACGAACCAAGAGGTGAGAATGGTGGACAAATCGGCCCAGTGGGGACTACATACCGCAG ggTAATACCTGAGCAAGAGATAAATGCCAGTGAGAGAGATCAGTTCTGGCAGCGAGAGGAACAGGAAGAAAAACTAAGATTGAAAGAAGAACGTTCGCGGCGAGAGCAAGAACGTCAAAAACTTGAACTTGAACGCCGTTctagagaggaaaaagagagccAATTCAGAGATGCCCAG GTCACGGCAAAGGAAAGTATGGTCTCAAAACACCGGCAGGCAGAATTGCGAGCTCAAGAGATAACGAATCTACGTAACCAGCAAAACACAGTGGTACAACAGAGCACGGATTCAGATGAAGAACGAAAATCACGTAGTGAGGAATTGCGTAGACAACGTAGTAAAGAAACTCAGCAGCTCATTGCTCAACGAACAATAAATGCAAGAGCTGTTTTTGAGCAAAACACCGCTGCCGGTCAAATGAAGAATTCGTTTGCTCAACAATCAGGACCGCAAAAGACGAACGATCCTGAAGTACCACTAGCAGAGTCTAATGGCAGTATTCAAGGGAACGAAACTTTGGCCAAAGTAAAAATCGAGCCGCAAATATCTGTCGAAGCTCCGAAAGAACAAGTCAAAGAAGAGGAATCGAAGATTGAGGATTCACAAGTCGATGCTCCTTCAACAGAATCTATTTCCTCTTCCCTGCAAAGTCAATCTAACAAAGAAAGTAAATCCAACACAGCTGAAGAATACCCTGCAGAAATCGCAGCACTAAACGACCAGGAGACTGAAAATGAACTTTACAATCAGCTTGAAGAAGGTTCCTACGTTTATTTTGACCCCAATAACGAGGGAATGAAAGCCCGGGCTCTGTACGATTACCAAGCTGCTGATAATACCGAAATTACTTTCGATCCTGGGGATATAATAACGCATATTGATGCAATAGATGAGGGTTGGTGGCAAGGCTTAGGACCCGATGGAACATATGGTCTATTTCCCGCGAATTATGTAGAAGTTATTGAGTAA
- the LOC105685821 gene encoding cleavage and polyadenylation specificity factor subunit 4, giving the protein MECMVANVEHMRFDIEIALDEQYGALSLPFTGMDKSIAAVCQFYPRGTCVKGGSCPFRHVRGDRTIVCKHWLRGLCKKGDQCEFLHEYDMTKMPECYFYSRFNACHNKECPFLHIDPETKVRDCPWYDRGFCRHGPLCRHRHVRRVLCMAYLAGFCPDGSICKFMHPRFELPAVQDMQPKEGKKVMITCHFCGEGGHKAIYCNKMPPDIREAQARQELEGGGPGAHPPHHHMNSHSGPPPRGPQKPLEEVTCYKCGTKGHYANKCPKGHLAFLSHTGGGAAAGAGQNPSYRR; this is encoded by the exons ATGGAGTGCATGGTGGCTAATGTCGAGCACATGAGATTTGACATTGAAATTGCCTTGGACGAACAATATGGTGCTTTATCGTTGCCCTTCACGGGGATGGATA aATCCATTGCCGCAGTTTGCCAGTTTTACCCACGAGGAACCTGTGTCAAGGGAGGTTCTTGCCCATTTAGGCATGTCAGAGGAGACAGAACGATCGTTTGCAAGCATTGGCTTCGTGGTCTTTGCAAAAAGGGAGACCAGTGTGAATTCCTTCACGAATATGACATGACAAAAATGCCAGAATGCTACTTCTACTCCCGATTTA ATGCATGCCACAACAAAGAGTGTCCTTTCCTCCACATAGACCCTGAAACAAAAGTTCGAGATTGTCCATGGTATGATCGTGGATTTTGCAGACATGGACCACTCTGTAGGCATAGACACGTTCGCAGAGTTTTATGCATGGCATATCTCGCAGGATTTTGTCCTGACGGATCTATCTGTAAATTCATGCA CCCCAGGTTTGAGCTTCCAGCCGTCCAAGATATGCAGCCAAAGGAGGGTAAGAAAGTAATGATAACTTGTCATTTCTGTGGCGAAGGGGGTCACAAGGCAATTTATTGTAACAAAATGCCACCGGATATTCGAGAGGCGCAAGCAAGGCAGGAATTGGAGGGTGGGGGGCCTGGAGCGCACCCTCCACATCACCACATGAACTCACATAGTGGGCCCCCGCCACGAGGGCCACAAAAACCTTTGGAAGAAGTTACGTGTTATAAATGTGGAACAAAAGGTCATTATGCGAATAAATGTCCGAAAGGACATCTCGCATTCCTGAGTCACACCGGAGGAGGAGCCGCGGCCGGTGCTGGTCAAAATCCTAGCTAcagacgataa